From Providencia sp. R33, a single genomic window includes:
- a CDS encoding SH3 domain-containing protein, with translation MKKQFMVIKSHISEYPNPIHFSAGDPLVVGEKYVGDEGWDNWYYCSFNGLSGWVPKQLIELTGVTTGIAKENYSALELNVEISEQVIGYQKTNGWIWCEKLDTQEQGWLPELNLQEI, from the coding sequence ATGAAAAAACAGTTTATGGTGATTAAGAGTCATATATCTGAATATCCCAATCCCATCCATTTTTCAGCGGGCGACCCGTTGGTGGTAGGCGAAAAATACGTAGGTGATGAAGGTTGGGACAATTGGTATTATTGCTCATTTAATGGTTTAAGTGGTTGGGTTCCGAAGCAATTAATTGAGTTGACTGGTGTAACTACTGGAATTGCTAAAGAAAACTACAGTGCTTTGGAACTGAACGTAGAAATATCGGAACAGGTTATTGGGTATCAAAAAACCAATGGTTGGATTTGGTGTGAAAAACTAGATACACAAGAGCAAGGTTGGCTCCCTGAATTAAATCTACAAGAAATCTAG
- a CDS encoding GNAT family N-acetyltransferase has protein sequence MIQIRAVDKFNFWDVGELTSNTDGIATVLEEYVCCNAFSIAESHFYPEYKPHALYHGDVLIGFFMYKILEDKPQEAFICRFMLDHKFIGQGLGNQSFFAIIKYLKGSGVNKISLGLDDENNIAKKVYMNHGFKFTNKIVDGEHIYAIEF, from the coding sequence ATGATACAAATCCGTGCTGTTGATAAATTCAATTTTTGGGATGTTGGGGAATTAACCTCTAATACGGATGGCATTGCCACTGTTTTAGAGGAGTATGTGTGTTGCAATGCATTTTCAATCGCTGAATCTCATTTTTACCCTGAGTATAAACCGCATGCGCTTTATCACGGAGATGTATTGATAGGTTTTTTTATGTATAAAATATTAGAGGATAAACCCCAAGAAGCTTTTATTTGCCGCTTTATGTTAGATCATAAATTTATAGGACAAGGGTTGGGTAATCAATCTTTCTTTGCGATTATCAAGTACCTCAAAGGGAGTGGGGTAAATAAAATTTCTTTGGGCTTAGATGATGAAAATAATATTGCAAAAAAAGTTTATATGAATCATGGTTTTAAATTTACCAATAAAATTGTGGATGGTGAGCATATTTATGCTATAGAGTTTTAA
- a CDS encoding DUF523 domain-containing protein, with translation MQKFRDVKEKDEAKVIAVSSCLLGFCVRYDGQHQLYTPLKELYDTGKVISICPEIFGGLPTPRAPAEIVGGNGEDVLLGRAKVMDNQGIDVTEAFVRGAEIALKRVQDLHVSIVVLKANSPSCGSQQIYSGEFNGSLKTGMGVCAALFKQNNIQILDENSPNLIPVVNTLLDNAT, from the coding sequence ATGCAAAAATTCCGAGATGTAAAAGAGAAGGATGAGGCTAAGGTGATAGCAGTAAGCTCATGTTTATTAGGGTTTTGTGTAAGGTATGATGGTCAGCATCAACTCTATACCCCCTTAAAAGAACTCTATGATACAGGCAAAGTGATCAGCATCTGCCCTGAGATTTTTGGTGGACTTCCAACTCCCAGGGCACCTGCAGAAATAGTTGGTGGTAATGGGGAAGATGTCTTATTAGGGCGAGCTAAGGTTATGGATAATCAAGGCATTGATGTCACTGAGGCTTTTGTTCGAGGTGCCGAAATAGCACTCAAAAGAGTACAAGATTTACATGTCAGTATTGTTGTCCTTAAGGCTAATAGCCCATCTTGTGGAAGCCAACAGATTTATAGTGGTGAGTTCAATGGTTCACTAAAAACAGGCATGGGAGTTTGTGCTGCATTATTTAAACAAAATAACATTCAAATTTTGGATGAAAACTCGCCAAATTTAATTCCAGTGGTTAACACATTACTTGATAATGCAACGTAA
- a CDS encoding SPFH domain-containing protein — MQFKSMVKLVIGATVLLVLGLVGVNSYTIVQDGSVKVGTFLGKVDPVAYDAGLHFPINPFTNFDTYSTKDIRVSLKELRVPSQDKLKSIVDITVMLQFDGAKAPVLRINGGTESEALDKYVRQKLISTILEFGKDVANAQDLYTADTQRKLQDSIRDAIQGYASPYGYTIKEIMIQDITLPEVVQEQVVNTKMRQEQINQAKAEAEKERELAQKKVVIAEAERESAEQQAIARERNAQANAFAMRQEADAKLYAAQKESESNAILQRTITREMINWKQLEIEQIKAHKYKGEVPNIVVGADYDGKMIMDMRSSQ, encoded by the coding sequence ATGCAATTTAAATCGATGGTTAAATTGGTTATTGGTGCAACGGTGCTGCTTGTTCTTGGGCTTGTTGGTGTTAATTCATATACTATTGTTCAAGACGGGTCTGTAAAAGTTGGCACATTTTTAGGGAAGGTTGATCCTGTAGCATATGATGCAGGGCTGCACTTTCCTATTAACCCATTTACTAACTTCGATACATATTCAACAAAAGATATTCGTGTTTCATTAAAGGAACTTCGGGTTCCTTCACAGGATAAATTGAAATCAATTGTTGATATTACCGTTATGTTGCAATTTGATGGTGCAAAAGCACCCGTATTACGTATTAATGGTGGTACTGAAAGTGAGGCGTTGGATAAATATGTGCGCCAAAAACTGATCTCAACAATTTTAGAATTTGGTAAAGACGTAGCAAACGCCCAAGATCTTTATACCGCAGATACACAGAGGAAATTACAAGATTCCATTCGAGATGCAATTCAAGGTTATGCATCGCCATATGGTTACACGATTAAAGAAATTATGATCCAAGATATTACCTTGCCAGAGGTGGTTCAGGAACAAGTGGTTAATACTAAAATGCGCCAAGAGCAAATTAACCAAGCTAAAGCTGAAGCAGAAAAAGAACGTGAATTAGCGCAGAAGAAAGTTGTCATTGCAGAAGCTGAGCGTGAGTCTGCGGAGCAACAAGCAATTGCTAGAGAGCGTAATGCGCAGGCAAATGCATTTGCAATGCGCCAAGAGGCGGATGCAAAATTATATGCAGCGCAAAAAGAATCAGAGTCTAATGCAATATTGCAGCGCACAATTACCCGCGAAATGATCAATTGGAAACAGTTAGAGATTGAACAGATTAAAGCGCACAAATATAAAGGTGAAGTGCCTAATATTGTTGTTGGTGCTGATTACGACGGCAAAATGATTATGGATATGCGCAGTAGCCAATAA
- a CDS encoding aspartate/glutamate racemase family protein, whose product MKKILGMLGGMGPGATADAFSKLINNTKASKDQEHIPVIIVSIPDIPDRTENIVYDGPSPLPAMIDSLKILEGAGVSCIVMPCNTAHYWYDELIKEVKIPFISIIDAACKSIINNKIKKVALLATTATIRTKLYQDKLSFNNVECIVPDEVNQFKIMQSIISYKSGDIGKARELIFPYINMLKSDGVNKFVMGCTEIPLILEELVEKSPDEFIDATEALIKEAIDWYNLRDEEFEQEVTSGNYHKLV is encoded by the coding sequence ATGAAAAAAATATTAGGTATGTTAGGGGGAATGGGACCAGGTGCAACAGCAGATGCATTTTCTAAATTAATCAATAATACTAAAGCATCTAAAGATCAGGAGCACATACCTGTCATTATTGTTTCTATTCCTGACATTCCAGATAGAACGGAAAATATTGTTTATGATGGGCCATCACCATTACCTGCGATGATAGATTCATTAAAAATACTTGAGGGTGCGGGGGTTTCTTGTATTGTTATGCCTTGTAATACAGCGCATTATTGGTATGACGAGTTAATAAAGGAAGTGAAAATTCCTTTTATTAGTATCATTGATGCAGCGTGTAAAAGTATTATTAATAATAAAATTAAAAAAGTGGCTTTATTGGCAACAACAGCAACAATACGTACGAAATTATATCAAGATAAACTCAGTTTTAATAATGTGGAGTGCATTGTTCCTGATGAGGTTAATCAATTTAAAATAATGCAAAGTATTATTTCTTACAAATCAGGTGATATTGGTAAAGCAAGGGAGCTAATTTTCCCTTATATTAATATGTTAAAATCCGATGGTGTTAATAAATTTGTGATGGGATGTACTGAGATACCATTAATTTTAGAAGAGCTAGTTGAAAAATCACCAGATGAATTTATTGATGCAACTGAGGCTTTAATCAAAGAAGCTATAGATTGGTATAATCTTAGAGATGAAGAGTTTGAACAGGAAGTGACAAGTGGGAATTACCATAAGTTAGTTTGA
- a CDS encoding LysR substrate-binding domain-containing protein, translated as MISNLEIKWLHDIVVLEECRSFTLAAEKRNISQSSFSRRIQSIESSVGFEIFDRNTNPLQLTHQGKSFIVYARNLLDDVYFQINRIKGIDNDKQKINISAAHSLSVFLLPDFISQFSQNIDKIFFVESINVDEAVHKLKEGQSDFILSFYNEELMSSPFLHAKILESRLHLVSLCDKNKKPIFVLDGTTLPLMKYTDESYMGRQVNQLMDKSTDLPFELSFVSSMSDVLKRMVLNGSGVGWLPDYSIKNELERNELAILDSTLSITMGVYIYRTEARLNISSERFWQFMRNQTSK; from the coding sequence ATGATCAGTAATCTAGAAATTAAATGGTTGCACGATATTGTTGTACTAGAAGAATGCCGCAGTTTTACTCTAGCCGCAGAGAAAAGAAATATATCTCAATCATCTTTTAGTCGCAGAATTCAATCCATCGAATCCTCCGTTGGCTTTGAAATATTTGATAGAAACACTAATCCATTACAGCTCACCCACCAAGGAAAAAGTTTTATTGTTTATGCTAGAAACTTACTTGATGATGTCTATTTTCAAATAAATAGAATTAAAGGTATCGATAACGACAAACAGAAAATTAATATCTCGGCAGCACATTCACTTTCTGTTTTTCTTCTTCCTGATTTTATATCCCAGTTTTCACAAAATATTGATAAAATTTTCTTTGTAGAATCAATTAATGTTGATGAAGCAGTTCATAAACTAAAAGAAGGACAAAGTGATTTTATTTTATCCTTCTATAACGAAGAATTAATGTCCTCACCATTTCTGCATGCGAAAATTCTTGAAAGTCGTTTACATCTAGTTTCATTATGCGATAAAAATAAGAAACCTATTTTTGTATTAGATGGTACAACCTTACCTTTAATGAAATATACCGATGAAAGTTACATGGGGCGACAAGTCAACCAACTAATGGACAAATCTACCGATTTACCTTTTGAATTATCATTTGTCTCATCGATGAGTGACGTATTAAAACGCATGGTTCTAAACGGAAGTGGTGTGGGTTGGTTGCCCGATTATTCGATTAAAAATGAACTTGAAAGAAACGAACTCGCTATCCTAGATAGTACGCTTTCCATCACAATGGGGGTGTATATTTACCGAACAGAAGCAAGACTCAATATTTCATCGGAACGTTTTTGGCAGTTTATGCGTAACCAAACAAGTAAATAA
- a CDS encoding dicarboxylate/amino acid:cation symporter, with translation MNRHKLMKQIMIAIVLGIILGWACHNYAASVEEAKDIASYLNIITDVFLRLIKMIIAPLVFATIVSGIVSMGGSSSVGSITIKAMVWFISAAVISLLIGMVFVNVFQLGVGLNLTVPAVAVDSGLNTSGFTLKAFITHIFPKSFAEAMANNEILQILVFSIFFGSGLAFICKDKKSPIVTLIEDLSRIMFRITDYVMSFAPIAVFAAIASAVTVEGLGLLYDYGKLIGLFYVALAVLWGVLFFAGYVFLGKSVFSLGKLIREPVALAFATASSESAYPKTMEALNQYGVPKKVTSFVLPLGYSFNLDGSMMYQSFAVLFIANAYGIDLSITEQILILLTLMVTSKGMAGVARASIVVVAATLPMFSLPEAGILLLLAIDQFLDMGRTATNVVGNSISTAVISKLEERKGGLKEDLDVILDEKATSTS, from the coding sequence ATGAATAGACATAAACTCATGAAACAAATTATGATAGCGATTGTGCTTGGTATTATATTAGGCTGGGCGTGTCATAATTATGCTGCATCAGTGGAAGAAGCAAAAGATATTGCATCTTATCTAAATATTATTACTGATGTATTTTTACGATTAATAAAGATGATTATTGCACCACTTGTTTTTGCTACAATTGTTTCTGGTATTGTTTCCATGGGAGGTTCATCTTCGGTTGGGAGTATTACTATTAAAGCCATGGTATGGTTTATTTCTGCTGCTGTTATTTCATTATTAATTGGTATGGTTTTTGTTAATGTTTTCCAACTCGGTGTGGGGCTAAATTTAACTGTTCCAGCCGTTGCTGTTGATAGTGGGTTAAATACCTCTGGCTTTACATTAAAAGCATTTATTACCCATATCTTCCCAAAAAGTTTTGCTGAAGCGATGGCAAACAACGAAATTTTACAAATATTAGTTTTCTCTATCTTTTTTGGTTCGGGACTTGCGTTTATCTGCAAAGATAAAAAAAGCCCAATTGTGACATTGATTGAAGATTTATCGCGCATCATGTTCCGCATTACGGACTATGTAATGAGCTTTGCACCAATTGCGGTATTTGCGGCAATTGCATCCGCGGTTACAGTTGAAGGCCTAGGTTTATTGTACGACTACGGAAAATTAATTGGCCTTTTCTATGTTGCATTAGCTGTATTATGGGGTGTTCTGTTCTTTGCAGGTTACGTATTCTTAGGTAAATCTGTATTTAGTTTAGGAAAATTAATTCGTGAGCCTGTTGCGTTGGCTTTTGCGACAGCAAGTAGTGAATCTGCTTATCCAAAAACAATGGAAGCACTGAACCAATACGGTGTTCCCAAAAAAGTCACCAGCTTTGTTTTGCCTCTGGGCTACTCTTTTAACCTAGATGGTTCGATGATGTACCAGTCATTTGCGGTGTTATTTATTGCCAATGCGTATGGTATTGATTTGAGTATTACTGAACAAATTCTCATTTTGTTAACATTAATGGTAACAAGTAAGGGAATGGCGGGAGTTGCTCGTGCGTCTATTGTGGTCGTTGCCGCAACACTACCAATGTTTAGCTTACCTGAAGCGGGAATACTGTTGTTACTGGCGATTGATCAATTCCTCGATATGGGAAGAACTGCAACGAATGTAGTTGGGAACAGTATTTCTACGGCAGTTATTTCCAAACTAGAAGAAAGAAAGGGTGGTTTAAAAGAAGATTTGGATGTGATACTTGATGAAAAAGCAACATCAACATCATAG
- the pdxR gene encoding MocR-like pyridoxine biosynthesis transcription factor PdxR produces MFLKIDTNINTPIYLQIYQRVHEGIKSGQLKAEQRLPSVRVLASELNVARGTIELAYQLLVSEGLLETKGAKGTFITQTIKSFPVNRFKELKSLHLEQKASNQTALTNNFSKQNSSGYEISPFQLGIPALDAFPHKLWARISARILRDRHFDLLSYPDAQGLNQLREGLARYLMISRGINCSPEQIFISFGHRASLQLIAQSLFTTGDIGWFEEPGYHIARDFLQQIGLKLIPVCVDGQGINVKQGIEVAPEAKFALVTPTHQSPTNVTLTLERRLALLEWANQQGSWIIEDDYDGEFHYQGRPLPALKSLDNQDRVIYCGTFSKVLFPALRLSYIVVPSSCHEHFHSTAVTMGNQCPSWQQEITNVFIQEGYFSRHLRKMRHLYRQRRSFLIEAIKIKLSDIFAVELQAGGMHIIVKLINGASATQFSQLATHHGLKIEALDDWLINKKESAFLLLGFTNIKDKQEALMLCDKLNEISHNLLSCEGLK; encoded by the coding sequence ATGTTTTTAAAAATTGATACCAATATTAATACACCAATTTACTTGCAAATTTACCAGCGAGTTCATGAGGGAATTAAAAGTGGCCAACTAAAAGCTGAGCAGCGTTTACCTTCGGTAAGAGTATTAGCAAGTGAGCTAAATGTTGCTAGGGGTACGATAGAATTAGCGTATCAGTTATTAGTCAGCGAAGGGTTACTTGAAACTAAAGGGGCGAAAGGAACCTTTATCACCCAAACAATAAAAAGTTTCCCAGTAAATCGCTTTAAAGAACTAAAAAGCCTGCATCTTGAGCAAAAAGCTTCGAATCAGACGGCATTGACAAATAATTTTTCAAAACAAAATTCTAGTGGTTATGAAATTTCACCATTTCAATTAGGCATTCCAGCATTAGATGCATTCCCTCATAAATTATGGGCAAGAATTTCTGCAAGAATATTGCGTGATAGGCATTTTGATTTGCTAAGCTACCCTGATGCTCAAGGGCTAAATCAGCTAAGAGAAGGCCTAGCTCGTTATTTAATGATATCTCGAGGAATTAACTGCTCCCCAGAGCAAATATTTATTAGTTTTGGCCATCGTGCAAGTTTGCAATTAATTGCTCAAAGTTTATTTACAACAGGGGATATCGGTTGGTTTGAGGAACCTGGCTACCATATCGCTCGCGATTTTTTACAGCAAATAGGATTAAAGCTGATACCTGTATGTGTGGATGGACAAGGGATTAATGTTAAACAGGGTATTGAAGTAGCGCCAGAAGCTAAATTTGCACTCGTGACACCAACACACCAAAGTCCAACAAACGTCACATTAACTTTAGAACGTAGGTTAGCATTACTTGAATGGGCAAACCAGCAAGGTAGCTGGATAATTGAAGACGATTATGATGGTGAGTTTCACTATCAAGGCCGTCCTTTACCAGCATTGAAAAGTTTGGATAATCAAGACCGTGTTATTTATTGTGGGACGTTTAGCAAAGTACTATTCCCTGCATTACGCCTATCTTATATTGTTGTTCCTTCTAGTTGCCATGAGCACTTCCATTCCACAGCTGTAACCATGGGAAATCAATGCCCAAGCTGGCAGCAGGAGATTACTAACGTGTTTATTCAAGAAGGGTATTTTTCCCGTCATTTACGTAAAATGCGCCACCTCTATCGCCAAAGAAGATCTTTTTTAATAGAGGCGATAAAAATAAAGTTGAGTGATATTTTTGCAGTAGAATTACAAGCTGGTGGCATGCATATTATTGTTAAACTTATTAATGGGGCATCGGCAACTCAATTTTCCCAATTAGCCACACATCATGGATTAAAAATTGAAGCCTTAGATGATTGGTTGATAAATAAAAAAGAAAGTGCTTTTTTATTATTGGGTTTTACCAATATAAAAGATAAGCAAGAAGCTTTGATGTTATGCGATAAATTAAATGAAATTAGCCATAATTTGTTATCATGTGAAGGATTGAAATAA
- a CDS encoding carboxymuconolactone decarboxylase family protein, which produces MSALRLAYNTLSPEAYKGLIDCKNALNKSGLGKELIELVYLRISQINGCAFCLDMHASSLRNSGVSNKKIDTLAGWQVSHHFSDPERVALAWTEAVVNIAESDTADSLFDELKRHFSDVQISDLTIAIGLMSAFNRIAIALRQ; this is translated from the coding sequence ATGAGCGCACTTAGATTAGCGTATAACACATTATCACCAGAAGCCTATAAAGGGCTAATTGATTGTAAAAATGCCCTCAATAAAAGTGGATTAGGTAAAGAACTAATAGAATTAGTTTATTTGAGAATTTCACAAATAAATGGCTGCGCGTTTTGCCTTGATATGCATGCGAGCTCCTTACGTAATTCTGGCGTAAGCAATAAAAAAATTGATACTCTCGCAGGGTGGCAAGTAAGCCATCATTTTAGCGATCCTGAACGTGTTGCATTAGCATGGACTGAAGCGGTAGTTAATATTGCAGAAAGTGACACTGCTGATAGTTTATTTGATGAGCTAAAGCGACATTTTAGTGATGTGCAGATTTCTGATTTAACAATAGCCATTGGGTTAATGAGTGCATTTAATCGCATTGCGATTGCATTAAGACAATAA
- the map gene encoding type I methionyl aminopeptidase — translation MINITIKTAEEIELMRESGRLLASVFKMLDSVIVPGISTMEINDKVERYIVDELQARPASKGQYGYQYVLNTSLNEVVCHGVPKEDEILKAKDIINVDITLEKNGFIADSSKMYVMPDASPLAHRLVKDTYAAMWEGIKQVKPGATLGDIGSAIQHYAESKGYSVVREYCGHGIGREMHEDPQVLHYGVKGKGVALKEGMTFTIEPMINQGGMKIKTKKDGWTVVTRDKKLSAQSEHTILVTKEGYEVLTLRDEEK, via the coding sequence ATGATTAATATTACAATTAAAACAGCAGAAGAAATTGAACTGATGCGTGAGTCAGGGAGGCTTTTGGCCAGCGTATTTAAAATGCTTGATTCAGTTATTGTGCCAGGTATTTCGACTATGGAAATCAACGATAAAGTTGAACGTTATATTGTTGATGAATTACAAGCACGCCCTGCAAGCAAAGGGCAATATGGCTATCAATATGTGCTTAATACTTCATTAAATGAAGTCGTTTGCCATGGTGTGCCAAAAGAAGACGAAATTTTAAAAGCCAAAGATATTATTAATGTAGATATCACATTGGAGAAAAATGGGTTTATTGCAGACTCAAGTAAAATGTACGTTATGCCAGATGCCTCGCCACTCGCACATAGGCTTGTCAAAGACACCTATGCGGCAATGTGGGAAGGGATCAAACAAGTCAAGCCAGGTGCAACGTTAGGTGATATTGGTTCTGCTATTCAACATTATGCAGAATCAAAAGGTTATAGTGTAGTTCGTGAGTACTGCGGGCATGGTATCGGGCGTGAAATGCATGAAGATCCGCAAGTATTGCATTACGGTGTTAAAGGAAAAGGGGTAGCGTTAAAAGAGGGAATGACTTTTACGATTGAACCCATGATTAACCAAGGTGGTATGAAAATTAAAACGAAAAAAGATGGTTGGACGGTAGTTACAAGAGATAAAAAACTATCTGCACAATCTGAGCATACCATTTTAGTGACGAAAGAAGGATATGAAGTATTAACTTTGCGTGATGAAGAAAAATAG
- a CDS encoding ParD-like family protein, whose protein sequence is MGIVKISDELHDYLRHASQVMSRSINSQAEFWIKIGIQAELNPDKTFTMLINEMLEKELSEAKGKVHD, encoded by the coding sequence TTGGGGATCGTAAAAATTTCAGATGAACTGCATGATTATCTACGCCATGCAAGCCAAGTCATGTCACGCTCTATAAATTCGCAAGCCGAGTTTTGGATAAAAATAGGGATACAGGCGGAGTTAAATCCAGATAAGACATTTACAATGTTAATCAACGAGATGCTAGAAAAAGAGTTATCTGAGGCAAAAGGAAAAGTTCATGATTAA
- a CDS encoding universal stress protein gives MYKKILVPIDITEKSLAHLVMSHIQYLAEYENAHIHFLAIIPTVPFYTTMGFGFAEKADSEQENVTKQLAEIIKEFNIPANKHSAQVLMGTPRDEILRVAEEISADLIVIGSRRPGMSTYFLGSTASMVIQNSKISVLTVR, from the coding sequence ATGTATAAAAAAATCTTAGTACCTATTGATATTACAGAGAAAAGTTTAGCTCACCTTGTTATGTCGCATATCCAATATTTGGCTGAATACGAAAATGCACACATCCATTTTTTAGCCATTATTCCAACTGTTCCTTTTTATACCACGATGGGTTTTGGTTTTGCTGAAAAAGCCGATAGCGAACAAGAAAATGTGACTAAGCAACTTGCTGAGATTATCAAAGAATTTAATATTCCAGCTAATAAACACAGTGCTCAAGTGTTAATGGGAACTCCAAGAGATGAAATCTTACGTGTTGCTGAAGAAATTTCAGCTGATTTGATCGTAATAGGCTCAAGAAGACCAGGAATGTCGACCTATTTCCTAGGCTCAACCGCATCAATGGTTATTCAAAACTCAAAAATTTCTGTCTTAACTGTCCGTTAA
- a CDS encoding nucleotidyltransferase domain-containing protein gives MALDKNGYICILETLPYQSEFQQLITESVNRLRTLLNKDLHSIYIYGSVAKGQATPYKSDIDFCVIINQPISQMEASYLVQLQEALASDYQVVSKVDFDIGTYSEVTDKTNLYSWGYWIKHHCRCLYGDDLSKKFISFLPSRKIVDAVNGDFIDVLNGYIHKIDTCNDLMKRKFLQRAAARKLIRSTDLLRKEEDKDWPDSLEDYVQKIILRYPAQKKQLQYFLAQALEPLVNDRQFTVNLKAQMNWLSEERHNIKKR, from the coding sequence ATGGCTTTAGATAAAAACGGCTATATTTGTATTCTTGAAACATTGCCTTATCAATCCGAATTTCAGCAACTCATAACAGAGTCAGTCAATCGACTCCGTACTTTATTAAACAAGGATCTTCACAGTATTTATATTTATGGTAGTGTGGCGAAAGGGCAGGCGACACCATATAAATCTGATATTGATTTTTGTGTCATCATAAATCAACCTATCAGCCAAATGGAAGCATCTTATCTAGTGCAGCTGCAGGAGGCTTTGGCTTCAGACTACCAAGTGGTTAGTAAGGTCGATTTTGATATTGGTACTTATTCAGAGGTGACGGATAAGACTAATTTATATAGCTGGGGTTATTGGATAAAACACCACTGTCGCTGTCTGTACGGAGATGACCTGAGCAAAAAATTTATATCATTTTTGCCTTCAAGGAAAATTGTGGATGCGGTAAATGGTGATTTTATCGATGTATTAAATGGTTATATTCATAAGATTGATACTTGTAATGATCTAATGAAACGGAAATTCTTACAAAGGGCAGCGGCTAGGAAACTAATTCGTTCTACTGATCTTTTGCGTAAAGAAGAAGACAAAGACTGGCCTGACAGTCTTGAGGATTATGTGCAAAAAATAATTTTACGTTACCCTGCACAAAAAAAGCAGTTACAGTATTTTTTAGCTCAGGCTCTAGAACCTTTAGTGAATGATCGACAATTTACCGTTAACCTAAAGGCGCAGATGAATTGGCTATCTGAAGAAAGGCATAATATAAAGAAACGCTAA
- a CDS encoding GFA family protein, translated as MEKALSGGCLCGDIRFLAISPRNIHSCSCDICQKHTGAQTAVWLEFSAENVEWIGKGGKPAIYRSSDYSSRAFCTKCGSSLGAIDDEPTVALLTGVMDEPAQLALQLEYHSFVDLAPAWWCHLFNYEQ; from the coding sequence ATGGAAAAAGCACTTTCTGGTGGGTGCCTTTGTGGTGATATTCGTTTTCTGGCAATATCTCCTCGTAATATTCATTCGTGTTCATGTGATATTTGCCAAAAACATACAGGCGCACAAACGGCTGTATGGTTAGAGTTCTCGGCTGAAAATGTTGAGTGGATTGGAAAGGGTGGGAAACCTGCAATCTACCGGTCATCTGATTATTCGAGCCGAGCATTTTGTACTAAGTGTGGTAGCTCACTGGGGGCTATTGATGATGAACCTACAGTTGCATTATTAACAGGGGTGATGGATGAGCCTGCTCAGTTAGCTCTGCAATTAGAATATCATTCATTTGTTGATTTAGCGCCAGCTTGGTGGTGCCACTTATTTAATTATGAACAGTAA